A window of the Alnus glutinosa chromosome 4, dhAlnGlut1.1, whole genome shotgun sequence genome harbors these coding sequences:
- the LOC133865907 gene encoding protein SUPPRESSOR OF GENE SILENCING 3, with protein sequence MSSGRGVGNPNNDPSAKGKGVSGVSSPSVDQLSHNMADINLNSAQDDGEWEVARKPKNRAGSSAAKQWGSQSNNNSRAWGNPNMGQNQGMRNNGGPGRASGNTRLTQTADPKRPAGRGHVRPQPSTRSFEGNYMAPQPVIGPPLQHGWNWPSVAGSTQSKGSQDGLQNDENISESHHGDDVEADKYGNADEVDDDDSDVIEDTDDDLLSDESDSDASQKSHNTRKKSKWFVKFFEILDSLSVIEINDPGRQWHCPACQGGPGSIDWYRGLHPLMTHAKTKGSSRLKVHRQLAELLEEELRQRGTSVVPAGEVFGKWKGLKDDEKDHEIVWPPMVVIMNTKLEQDENDKWLGMGNQELLDYFSSYAAIKARHSYGPQGHRGMSVLIFEASAGGYLEAERLHKHFAEQGTDREAWGRRSRVLFYQGVKRQLYGFMATKEDLDMFNQHSQGKSKLKYDMRSYQEMVVNQIRQMSEDNQQLVYFKDKVVKERRHSKTVKESLDLVTKKLRKTEEEFRIVRQRTKMQHEENKEEMYMQEQFFKDQIKIIHETRDEKEENFERLQQEEREKIKLSNANPSNADESRRRAEEIANYIKFQEEEMEAFVKERDKLIEVQEEKKAAMKRRQWEEEVELEKAFNAELTQLMDKYSPHHPDGTAAGL encoded by the exons ATGAGTTCGGGAAGAGGGGTTGGAAATCCTAATAATGATCCATCAGCCAAGGGAAAAGGTGTATCGGGAGTCTCTAGCCCAAGTGTTGACCAGTTGAGTCATAACATGGCAGACATCAACCTGAATTCAGCACAGGATGATGGTGAATGGGAGGTTGCAAGGAAGCCAAAGAACAGAGCTGGAAGCAGTGCTGCAAAACAATGGGGTTCTCAGAGTAATAATAACTCTAGAGCATGGGGAAATCCAAATATGGGTCAGAATCAAGGGATGCGGAATAATGGTGGACCGGGAAGGGCTTCTGGAAATACCCGGTTGACACAAACTGCTGATCCTAAGCGACCTGCTGGCAGGGGGCATGTGAGACCCCAACCATCCACCAGGAGTTTTGAGGGTAACTACATGGCCCCACAACCTGTAATAGGCCCTCCATTGCAGCATGGATGGAACTGGCCTTCTGTAGCTGGTTCCACTCAATCCAAGGGCTCACAAGATGGCCTGCAAAACGATGAAAACATTTCAGAGTCCCATCATGGTGATGATGTTGAGGCAGATAAGTATGGCAATGCTGATGAGGTTGATGATGATGACTCTGATGTAATTGAAGATACTGATGATGATCTTCTAAGTGATGAATCTGACTCTGATGCTAGTCAAAAAAGCCATAACACTCGCAAGAAGAGCAAATGGTTCGtgaagttttttgaaattttggataGCTTGTCTGTTATTGAAATTAATGACCCAGGACGGCAGTGGCACTGTCCTGCATGCCAAGGAGGTCCTGGTTCCATTGACTGGTACCGAGGCCTGCATCCTTTAATGACACATGCCAAAACAAAAGGGTCAAGCAGGCTGAAGGTCCACAGGCAGCTGGCAGAACTTTTGGAGGAGGAGTTGCGCCAGAGGGGAACTTCAGTTGTTCCAGCTGGAGAGGTATTTGGCAAATGGAAAGGTCTGAAAGATGATGAAAAAGACCATGAAATAGTTTGGCCGCCAATGGTTGTCATCATGAATACAAAGCTTGAACAGGATGAAAATGACAAG TGGCTAGGCATGGGAAATCAAGAGCTTCTTGACTACTTCAGCTCGTACGCTGCTATTAAGGCTCGACACTCATATGGTCCACAGGGCCACCGTGGGATGAGTGTATTGATATTTGAGGCGTCTGCAGGCGGCTATCTGGAAGCTGAGCGCCTGCATAAGCATTTTGCTGAGCAAGGAACTGACAGAGAGGCTTGGGGGCGTCGCAGCCGTGTCTTATTTTATCAGGGTGTGAAGCGCCAGCTTTATGGTTTCATGGCAACGAAAGAAGACTTGGATATGTTCAACCAGCATTCCCAAG GCAAATCTAAGCTGAAGTATGATATGAGATCGTACCAGGAGATGGTTGTGAACCAAATTAGACAGATGAGTGAGGACAACCAGCAGCTTGTCTATTTTAAGGACAAGGTTGTGAAGGAAAGGAGGCATTCAAAAACTGTCAAAGAATCTCTTGATCTTGTGACTAAGAAGCTGCGCAAGACGGAGGAGGAATTTCGCATTGTGAGACAGAGAACCAAAATGCAGCATGAAGAAAACAAGGAAGAG ATGTACATGCAAGAGCAATTTTTCAAGGACCAGATTAAGATCATCCATGAAACGAGGGATGAGAAAGAGGAAAACTTTGAGAGGCTGCAACAAGAGGAGCGTGAAAAGATTAAGCTTTCCAACGCGAATCCTTCAAACGCTGATGAATCCAGACGGAG GGCTGAGGAAATCGCAAATTACATAAAGTTCCAAGAAGAAGAGATGGAAGCCTTTGTGAAAGAAAGAGACAAGCTTATTGAAGTCCAGGAAGAGAAGAAGGCTGCAATGAAGCGGAGGCAGTGGGAGGAAGAGGTAGAGCTGGAAAAAGCATTCAATGCAGAACTAACCCAGCTAATGGACAAGTACTCCCCACATCACCCTGATGGCACTGCTGCTGGGCTTTGA
- the LOC133866373 gene encoding GDSL esterase/lipase At5g08460-like, translating to MDAAAAFLLSIIFILASPNIEAAQQFSGMFVFGDSLVDDGNNNLLGSLAKANYFPYGIDFYEGPSGRFCNGKTIIDFLGELMGLPYLPAFASTFTSVGINVVNGVNYASAGAGILDETGLQLGDRFSLSQQVQNFETTLNQLKSQMDEKELSQYLAKALAVMILGSNDYINNYLLPSLYTTSSNYTPKDYADLLIGHYTSHILALQSSGLRKFLLAGVGPLGCIPNQLASGRAPEGECVSFVNDIVEIFNTRLRSLVDQLTRSHPGSIFVYGNTYGVFTDILNNPDSFGFSVANKGCCGIGRNQGQITCLPMSIPCLKRDQYVFWDAFHPTEAVNQIIARRAYGGPPSDCYPINVKKMAEV from the exons ATGGATGCGGCTGCTGCTTTTTTGCTTAGCATCATTTTCATCCTTGCCTCCCCAAATATTGAAGCTGCACAGCAATTTTCCGGAATGTTTGTGTTCGGAGATTCATTAGTAGATGATGGAAATAACAACTTGCTCGGTTCTTTAGCCAAAGCAAACTATTTCCCTTACGGCATCGATTTTTATGAGGGGCCAAGTGGTAGATTTTGTAATGGCAAaactatcattgattttcttg GGGAATTGATGGGTCTTCCTTATCTTCCTGCCTTTGCAAGTACTTTCACATCTGTAGGGATTAACGTTGTTAATGGAGTAAACTATGCTTCGGCGGGTGCGGGGATTCTTGATGAGACTGGACTACAACTA GGAGATCGGTTTAGTTTAAGCCAACAGGTGCAAAATTTTGAGACCACCTTGAACCAACTAAAGAGCCAAATGGACGAAAAGGAGTTGAGTCAATATTTGGCCAAGGCTTTAGCTGTGATGATCCTTGGCAGCAATGACTACATAAATAATTATCTCTTGCCCTCACTTTACACCACAAGCTCCAATTACACCCCTAAAGACTACGCTGATCTTCTCATAGGCCACTACACAAGCCACATACTG GCACTACAAAGTTCTGGTCTCAGAAAGTTCTTGTTAGCAGGAGTTGGGCCACTTGGGTGCATTCCTAACCAACTGGCCTCAGGTCGTGCCCCAGAGGGGGAATGTGTATCATTTGTTAATGACATTGTCGAAATATTCAACACTCGACTAAGATCTCTCGTCGATCAATTAACAAGAAGCCATCCTGGGTCAATTTTCGTTTATGGAAACACTTATGGAGTCTTCACTGACATACTTAACAACCCTGATAGTTTTG GATTTAGTGTGGCCAACAAAGGATGTTGTGGCATTGGAAGGAACCAAGGGCAGATAACTTGTCTTCCAATGTCAATCCCATGCTTGAAGAGAGACCAATATGTCTTTTGGGATGCCTTCCATCCAACCGAAGCTGTGAATCAGATCATTGCTCGAAGGGCTTATGGTGGGCCTCCTTCAGATTGCTACCCAATCAACGTGAAGAAAATGGCGGAAGTGTGA
- the LOC133865909 gene encoding GTP-binding protein BRASSINAZOLE INSENSITIVE PALE GREEN 2, chloroplastic-like: MEEEDEEKLDLDGFAPAGVGYGNINEDTFEKVKKNKVPKAEKKKMAREAQKEKEEVTVCARCRSLRNYGQVKNQTAENLIPDFDFDRLIATRLMKPTGNASTIVVVMVVDCVDFDGSFPKRAAKSLFKALERARDDLKLGKRLPKLALVATKVDLLPSQIPLAKLDRWVWHHAKAGGAPKISGVYLVSSRKDLGVKNLLSFVKELAGPRGNVWVIGAQNAGKSTLINALAKKEGAKVG; the protein is encoded by the coding sequence ATGGAGGAAGAGGATGAGGAAAAGCTGGATTTGGATGGATTTGCCCCGGCGGGGGTTGGTTATGGTAATATTAACGAGGACACATTTgagaaggtgaagaagaatAAGGTGCCGAAAgcggagaagaagaagatggctAGGGAGGctcagaaagagaaagaagaggtcACAGTGTGTGCTCGGTGTCGTTCACTGAGGAATTATGGGCAGGTGAAGAACCAAACGGCTGAAAACTTGATAccagattttgattttgataggTTGATCGCTACCCGGTTGATGAAACCCACTGGGAATGCCAGCACTATTGTTGTGGTTATGGTTGTTGATTGTGTTGATTTTGATGGCTCTTTCCCGAAACGGGCAGCAAAATCGTTGTTTAAGGCATTGGAAAGAGCCAGGGATGACCTGAAGCTTGGCAAAAGGTTACCAAAGCTTGCTCTTGTGGCTACAAAGGTGGATCTCCTGCCATCGCAAATTCCACTTGCTAAGTTAGATAGATGGGTTTGGCATCATGCTAAGGCTGGAGGTGCCCCAAAGATCAGTGGGGTTTATTTGGTTAGTTCCCGGAAGGATTTGGGTGTGAAGAATCTGTTGTCCTTCGTCAAGGAATTAGCTGGTCCTCGAGGGAATGTGTGGGTAATTGGGGCTCAGAATGCTGGCAAGTCTACTCTAATCAACGCACTTGCAAAGAAAGAAGGGGCAAAAGTTGGATGA